The genomic window tacagagtctgcttgggattctctctctccctctctctgcccctcctccgcttgtgctcgccccctctctctcaaaataaataaataaataaacaaataaataaataaataaataaaaatacagttcaactttattaactaaaaattttgaaaacataaatggaaTGCTGTACATactgttgtctttttattttgtctatgtGATAGATTCATgttgtagtttttaaatattttattgctgaaGAGTAATTTACTATTACTACactttattctgttaatgaaCTTTTGGGTTGTTTATAGTTTGGGGCTGTTGTAAACAATTCTACAGTGACCATTTGTGAAAACATGTGCTGTTgacatgaatatataaaattgagggtatgtggaattgctgggtataggaatcttttttttaagatttttaatttatttttattttttttttaatgtttatttttgacagagagagagacagagcatgagcaggggaggggcagagagagagggagacacagaatccgaagcaggcttcaggctctgagctgtcagcccagaacccgatgtgggacttgaacccacaaaccgtgagatcatgacctgagcctaagttggacgcttaaccgactgagccacccaggagcccctgggtgaaGGACTTTTGATAACAAGACtacctaatatttattttgagttctttcttttGCCAATGCATCAGGAAAGTATGTTACACAGTAATGGATTATTTGCAAGTGATTATTTgcagaaagccaaaaaaaaaaaaaatgaaaaatgaaaaaaaaaaaaaaaagccgactATTATTGTAGACTGATTTATGTCAAAACAGAAGCACCAAGCAACAGTCAGAGTGCTTTACTTGAAGTAGAAATTCAAAACCAGATTCATAAAAATGTAAGCTACATGGGAATTTATAAATCTTGTAAACTGCAATGATATGAGGGTCAGAGATCATTTTAGCTAGCTTTAAAGGTtctcacttggggcgcctgggtggctcagtcggttaagcgtccaacttcagctcaggtcacgatctcgcggtccatgagttcgagccccgcgtcgggctctgggctgatggttcagagcctggagcctgcttcagattctgtgtctccctctctctgcccctcccctaatcatgctctgtctctctctctcaaaaataaataaaacattaaaaatttttttaataaaataaaggctcTCACTTGATATCTGGATGAtaccattgtttatttattcatcaattcaatatttattgagtgtctgtcTATCACATGTTAGGCACTATATTACACATATGGTATGGGGATCCATTGGTGAACAGTATGGACCAAAATCCCTGCCTTCAGATAGCTTACATTCTCATTATGTAAAGGAAAGCATACCAGGTACTACACACAGTTATTATACCATTTCATGCCAATAGATTTGACAGTTTGGATGAAATGGCTAAATTTATTAAACGTCACAGTTTGTCAAAATTGatggaagaggaaatagaaaatctgaatagtcccataactatgaaagaaattgaactcGTTACTAAAAGCCTTCCCAGAAAGAAAACCCAGGGCCAACTGTCTTCGCTGGTGAATTTctgaacatttatgaaagaatatAATCAGAGAAATCACTTCCCAAGTCTGTGTAGGAGGCCATTAGAAGTTTGGTGCAAAAGCTGACCAGGATATTagtggaaaggaaaataacagaCCCATCTttacataaacataaatgcatAAGTTATAAACAAATCTAGTGACATAAATTATAATTAGAcaaaatacatcatgaccaatCCTGGTTTATTCTAGGAACGCAAGGGTAGTTTCACATGCAAAAATCAATCAAGGTAATGTATGATGGcgtaaataaaaggataaaaataatatcttcatATATGCATAAAATTCATTTGATACAGTTCTATAgccattcatgatttttaaaggaagaaaacacttAGTAAACTATTAATACAAAGAAATTCCTGTAATCTTATTAAAAATAGCTTAAAGTAAAACCTACAGCAAACATCTTAATGGTAAAATAACTAAAGTTTTCCCCTTACCATACCCTCTTATCTAAGCGTTACCAGTTCCCCatcactttctcttctcctcccttatACCCCTTTAAAGTCTCCACTTATCCCAGGGGAAGAAGCTGAGGCCCAAAATCCAAAAATGACATCTTATGTCACTTTTTCCTTTCATGATGCGTGTCTCAGTATGACCCAAGGTAAGATGGAACTGGAAATGGGAGAAGGGTAGGAGCATACAGAGCTCAAAAATGTCCCCCAGCTGCCCTCACATTGCCTGTAACTCTGCTTCTTCATGAGGTAAAGTGGATCTGTTTGTTGTGTCACTGGTCTGGGATAAGTCCTCAGTAAGGGCCCTCTCCAGACTGGCAGGCAGGGAGTGGATCAGTCTCTCTCGGAAGTCTTGGCCCATGAAGACGTAAAGGATTGGATTGAGGCAGCTGTTGAAAAAGGCCAGGGAGCTTGTTGGATTAGTCAGGACATCAAGGATTTTGTACTTGCCCTCAAACAGTATCTGTTTGAGCCAGACTGTGCTTAAAAGGGCAACCATTTGAAAGGGGAaccaacagagaaagaaggaagccaCAACAGCAGTAAGGACCCTTAAGGGACGGCTGGATTTAATCATGCCTTTTTTACGTATCTTGGCAGCAATGAGCCCATAGCAGATAGCAACAATGGACATTGGCATACTGAAGCCAATGATAAACCGGATGATCCCTCTGATTGTCAACATGGTGATAGCCACCTTCAACCTCTGTTCAGTACTGTTGCCCCAGTGTGCAAAGGTGAAAGTACAGTATATATTCCCTGTTCCATCATTTACTGTAGTCAAGAAGATGAAAACTGGCAAGGTAAGGACTAGGGCAAAAATCCAGGGTCCAATGATGAGTTTTGTAGCCAGACTTACAGTGCGGTGGTTCTGGGCCCAGACTGGATGCAAGACACAAATACAGCGGTCCAGGGCAATGAAAGCAATGAGGAAGACACTTCCAAACAGGTTGATGTCCACCACAATGTGAATTACCTTACACAGGAACCAGCCAAAAGGCCACCGTTCTTTCATGGCCATTGAGACAATGAGAAATGGCAGAGTGGCAGTGAAAGAGAAGTCGGCCAAGGCCAAGTTCAGGTAACAGATGGTGGTGACGCTGCGTGCCATCCGGAATCCAGCCACCCAGATCACAAGCCCATTGCCCAGGATGCCAAAGACAAAGGTGATCCCAAGCACCACCAGTGATAGGATCCACAGAACAGTGTAGCCAGCAGACTCGTGGAGTATCTCTTCATATTCATTTGGAGCGATGGAGTGGTTGGT from Panthera tigris isolate Pti1 chromosome E2, P.tigris_Pti1_mat1.1, whole genome shotgun sequence includes these protein-coding regions:
- the LOC102970478 gene encoding N-formyl peptide receptor 2 isoform X1; translation: MENARVCKMETNHSIAPNEYEEILHESAGYTVLWILSLVVLGITFVFGILGNGLVIWVAGFRMARSVTTICYLNLALADFSFTATLPFLIVSMAMKERWPFGWFLCKVIHIVVDINLFGSVFLIAFIALDRCICVLHPVWAQNHRTVSLATKLIIGPWIFALVLTLPVFIFLTTVNDGTGNIYCTFTFAHWGNSTEQRLKVAITMLTIRGIIRFIIGFSMPMSIVAICYGLIAAKIRKKGMIKSSRPLRVLTAVVASFFLCWFPFQMVALLSTVWLKQILFEGKYKILDVLTNPTSSLAFFNSCLNPILYVFMGQDFRERLIHSLPASLERALTEDLSQTSDTTNRSTLPHEEAELQAM
- the LOC102970478 gene encoding N-formyl peptide receptor 2 isoform X2, which gives rise to METNHSIAPNEYEEILHESAGYTVLWILSLVVLGITFVFGILGNGLVIWVAGFRMARSVTTICYLNLALADFSFTATLPFLIVSMAMKERWPFGWFLCKVIHIVVDINLFGSVFLIAFIALDRCICVLHPVWAQNHRTVSLATKLIIGPWIFALVLTLPVFIFLTTVNDGTGNIYCTFTFAHWGNSTEQRLKVAITMLTIRGIIRFIIGFSMPMSIVAICYGLIAAKIRKKGMIKSSRPLRVLTAVVASFFLCWFPFQMVALLSTVWLKQILFEGKYKILDVLTNPTSSLAFFNSCLNPILYVFMGQDFRERLIHSLPASLERALTEDLSQTSDTTNRSTLPHEEAELQAM